A DNA window from Ornithobacterium rhinotracheale DSM 15997 contains the following coding sequences:
- a CDS encoding PQQ-binding-like beta-propeller repeat protein, whose amino-acid sequence MVNGYILTDSKIVFDYNLNEIEIKIDDEFMYRRKSYNNIVIFNNEKTLFFYDILNGQLIKKIDISILKDMGAIYCFIDAKTILLKNDFSKLFAYDYINNEILWQFNISDYFNAPSGVYQGRVLVVGDRLVFFAHTKDWKKGATFVLDAQTGEVLNNPAQTIFGGKLFLFDGYIWQKKDKGFAKMNPNTFEVTHYDLSQELPTEIIDNKTMAYHDGVIAVSAKPQKGSIRSLVLLFDTKTEQIIWRKEILHDENKASTDANRRQIEEIQMNEKYIAVSTSGYLLYVFEKE is encoded by the coding sequence ATGGTAAATGGATATATACTGACAGATAGTAAAATTGTATTTGATTATAATTTGAATGAAATTGAAATAAAAATTGATGATGAGTTTATGTATAGAAGAAAATCTTATAATAATATTGTCATTTTTAACAATGAAAAAACATTATTCTTTTATGACATTTTAAATGGTCAATTGATAAAAAAAATAGATATTTCTATTTTAAAAGATATGGGAGCTATCTATTGTTTTATTGATGCAAAAACTATATTACTTAAAAATGATTTTTCAAAATTATTTGCCTATGATTATATTAACAATGAAATCCTATGGCAATTTAATATATCCGATTACTTCAATGCTCCATCAGGAGTTTACCAGGGCAGAGTGCTCGTGGTAGGAGACCGGCTAGTATTTTTTGCCCATACCAAGGATTGGAAAAAGGGAGCCACCTTTGTATTAGATGCCCAAACGGGAGAGGTATTAAACAATCCAGCACAGACTATATTTGGAGGAAAACTATTTTTATTTGACGGGTACATATGGCAAAAGAAAGACAAAGGTTTTGCCAAGATGAATCCCAACACTTTTGAAGTAACTCATTATGATTTAAGCCAAGAACTGCCCACAGAAATCATAGACAACAAAACAATGGCATATCACGATGGCGTAATAGCCGTAAGTGCCAAGCCTCAAAAAGGAAGTATCAGAAGTTTGGTATTATTATTTGATACAAAAACTGAGCAGATAATATGGAGAAAAGAAATTTTGCACGATGAGAATAAAGCCTCTACCGATGCAAACAGAAGACAGATAGAAGAAATACAGATGAATGAAAAATATATTGCCGTATCCACCTCAGGTTATTTGTTGTATGTTTTTGAAAAAGAGTAA
- the ctlX gene encoding citrulline utilization hydrolase CtlX yields the protein MKNKQNTNSILMIEPVAFYYNAETAENNYFQQKPSRDSEKVQALAHAEFMAMVEKLRSHGVNVITVKDTKEPHTPDSIFPNNWITTHENAQVALYPMFAENRRPERREDILDYLEEIGFVIDGVTDFSAAEQEDIFLEGTGSMILDRENRYAYAALSPRTDEGLFIEFCEDFEFTPISFVANQTVDGERMPIYHTNVMMCLADKYAIICLDSIDDKKEKKNVVETLKQTGKEIIKITDEQMHQFAGNMLQVLGKDDQPYLVMSETAYQSLTPDQIQAIEKHNPIISVSIPIIEKLGGGSARCMMAEIFLPKAE from the coding sequence ATGAAAAATAAACAGAATACCAATAGTATATTAATGATAGAACCTGTGGCGTTCTATTACAATGCCGAAACGGCTGAAAACAATTATTTTCAACAAAAACCTAGCCGAGACAGCGAGAAAGTGCAGGCATTGGCACACGCTGAATTTATGGCAATGGTGGAAAAATTGCGCAGCCACGGCGTGAATGTAATCACTGTAAAGGACACCAAAGAGCCACACACGCCAGATTCTATTTTCCCAAACAACTGGATTACTACGCACGAGAATGCACAGGTTGCCCTGTATCCTATGTTTGCCGAAAACCGCAGACCAGAACGCCGAGAAGATATTTTGGACTATTTGGAAGAAATCGGTTTTGTGATTGATGGTGTAACCGATTTTTCGGCAGCCGAGCAAGAAGATATTTTCTTGGAAGGCACAGGAAGTATGATTCTCGATCGCGAAAATCGCTATGCTTATGCCGCACTTTCTCCTCGCACAGATGAAGGTTTATTCATCGAATTTTGCGAAGATTTTGAATTTACGCCAATTAGCTTTGTAGCAAATCAAACTGTAGATGGTGAGCGTATGCCGATTTACCACACCAATGTGATGATGTGCTTGGCAGATAAATATGCCATCATTTGCCTAGACAGCATCGACGATAAAAAAGAGAAGAAAAATGTGGTAGAAACTTTAAAGCAAACGGGGAAAGAAATCATCAAAATCACCGATGAACAAATGCACCAATTTGCAGGAAATATGCTACAAGTTTTGGGGAAAGACGATCAGCCATATTTAGTGATGTCTGAAACGGCTTACCAGTCGCTTACGCCTGATCAAATTCAAGCAATTGAAAAACACAACCCAATCATAAGTGTTTCTATCCCAATCATTGAAAAACTAGGCGGTGGAAGTGCTCGTTGTATGATGGCTGAAATCTTTTTGCCAAAAGCTGAATAA
- a CDS encoding HU domain-containing protein produces the protein MKKTIVALLYQYDCVIVPGLGGFIAKNTESEFNPIDYTFSPPRKKIGFNSDLVHTDGLLANAIAKENGMDYKNAVLAIDKEVALWKEALNQGKSIQIEGLGVLNKQNQSLNFQPEQNINFALETFGLEPVKATYILREKSEPKSVAKTTSAWGSYAAAIALAIGVGVTSFFANHTLVQPQLSSILPFTLNAEIPQRQNVADFILEQSEHPIEVSSTSNKNMEANEVVVAEPVPVVEQVEVVKEPEVAEVVVKPYQVIGGSYKRHSEAIEEVANMKKKGYNNAVIVGKVGSYFMVAYDTFDSEDEALALKRSLEAKKVDVFLRK, from the coding sequence ATGAAAAAAACTATAGTTGCATTATTATACCAGTACGATTGTGTCATCGTTCCAGGGCTTGGTGGCTTTATCGCTAAAAACACCGAATCTGAATTTAATCCTATAGATTACACATTTTCTCCGCCGAGAAAAAAAATCGGATTTAATAGCGATTTAGTGCACACCGATGGGCTTTTGGCAAATGCGATTGCCAAAGAAAATGGTATGGATTATAAAAATGCAGTTTTAGCAATTGATAAAGAAGTCGCACTTTGGAAAGAAGCTTTAAATCAAGGGAAAAGCATTCAAATCGAAGGCTTAGGCGTATTGAATAAGCAAAACCAAAGTTTAAACTTTCAGCCAGAGCAAAACATCAATTTTGCACTAGAAACCTTTGGGCTAGAGCCTGTGAAGGCAACTTATATTTTGAGAGAAAAATCTGAACCTAAATCTGTTGCCAAAACAACAAGTGCTTGGGGCTCTTATGCGGCTGCCATTGCACTAGCCATTGGAGTAGGCGTAACTAGCTTTTTTGCCAATCATACACTAGTGCAGCCACAGTTAAGTAGTATTCTTCCATTCACTTTGAATGCAGAAATCCCTCAAAGACAAAATGTAGCAGATTTCATATTAGAACAAAGCGAGCATCCAATCGAAGTTTCTTCTACCTCGAATAAAAACATGGAGGCAAACGAAGTGGTAGTTGCAGAGCCAGTGCCAGTTGTGGAACAAGTAGAGGTAGTAAAGGAGCCAGAGGTGGCAGAAGTTGTGGTGAAACCTTATCAGGTAATTGGGGGTTCATACAAAAGACACAGCGAGGCGATAGAGGAAGTTGCAAACATGAAGAAGAAAGGCTACAACAATGCTGTAATCGTAGGGAAAGTAGGTTCTTATTTCATGGTAGCATACGATACTTTTGACAGCGAAGACGAAGCCTTAGCCTTGAAAAGAAGCCTTGAGGCTAAAAAAGTAGATGTATTTTTAAGAAAATAG
- a CDS encoding NAD(P)/FAD-dependent oxidoreductase — MNIPDLSIKRVVVIGAGFAGLNLAKKLNKQNLQVVLIDKNNYHTFQPLLYQVATAGLEADSIAHAVRTLFKKEKNFHFRIAQISRIDTQNKKIHSDIGDLSYDYLVIATGSKTNYYGNKNIETYSMPMKSIPQALDLRHLVLQNFEAALLTDDLAERERLMNFVIVGGGPTGVELAGAFSELKNHVLPNDYPDLDIRRMNVHLIQAVDRLLPGFSDKASTKVAEYLRKMDVHVWLNTIVQDYDGKVAKTNLRNFETSTLIWAAGVQGSTIDGMPEESVERGRYKVDLYNKVLGVEDIYAIGDIACMQSEDYPHGHPMVAQPAIQQGKLLARNLNALSIGKEMKAFKYNDKGSMATIGRNKAVADIGKFKFTGFFAWMIWMFVHLISLVGFRNKVVALVNWVIQYFQYNKGVRLIIRPYRRKVKEISEAENIEAVLEADKKS, encoded by the coding sequence ATGAATATTCCTGATTTAAGTATCAAGCGTGTCGTGGTGATTGGTGCTGGTTTTGCGGGGCTTAACCTTGCCAAAAAACTCAACAAACAAAATCTGCAAGTCGTGCTGATTGATAAAAACAATTATCACACCTTTCAGCCATTGTTGTATCAAGTGGCTACAGCTGGGCTAGAGGCAGATTCTATCGCACACGCCGTGAGAACTTTATTCAAAAAAGAAAAAAACTTTCATTTTAGAATCGCGCAAATCAGCCGTATCGATACCCAAAACAAGAAAATTCATTCCGATATTGGGGATTTAAGCTATGATTATTTAGTTATCGCCACGGGCTCTAAGACCAATTATTATGGCAACAAAAACATAGAAACTTATTCTATGCCTATGAAATCGATTCCGCAAGCTTTGGATTTGCGTCATTTGGTATTGCAGAACTTCGAGGCAGCGTTGCTGACAGATGATTTGGCAGAGCGCGAACGATTGATGAATTTCGTTATCGTAGGAGGTGGGCCAACGGGCGTGGAATTGGCAGGAGCTTTTTCTGAATTAAAGAATCATGTTTTGCCAAATGATTATCCCGATTTAGATATCCGAAGAATGAATGTGCATTTGATCCAAGCGGTAGATCGACTATTGCCAGGTTTTTCAGACAAAGCTTCGACCAAAGTTGCCGAATATTTGCGAAAGATGGATGTGCATGTTTGGCTCAATACCATTGTGCAAGATTACGATGGAAAAGTAGCCAAAACCAATCTCAGAAATTTTGAAACCTCAACCTTGATTTGGGCAGCAGGAGTGCAAGGTAGCACTATCGACGGCATGCCAGAGGAATCCGTGGAAAGAGGAAGATACAAAGTGGATTTGTATAACAAAGTATTGGGCGTAGAAGATATTTATGCCATAGGAGATATCGCTTGTATGCAGTCCGAGGACTATCCGCATGGGCACCCGATGGTGGCACAACCCGCCATTCAGCAAGGAAAGCTTTTGGCTCGCAACCTCAACGCCTTGAGCATAGGTAAAGAAATGAAAGCCTTTAAATATAACGATAAAGGATCCATGGCTACCATTGGGCGAAATAAGGCAGTGGCAGACATCGGAAAATTCAAATTCACAGGATTTTTTGCATGGATGATTTGGATGTTTGTGCATTTAATTTCGCTTGTGGGCTTTAGAAATAAAGTAGTAGCACTCGTAAACTGGGTGATCCAATATTTTCAATACAACAAGGGGGTGCGTCTCATCATTCGTCCATATCGCCGTAAAGTAAAGGAAATCAGCGAGGCAGAGAATATAGAAGCCGTTTTAGAAGCAGATAAAAAATCCTAA
- a CDS encoding sigma-70 family RNA polymerase sigma factor, translating to MRQLKITKQVTNRETASLDKYLQEIGKVDLITAEEEVELAQRIKAGDKIALEKLTKANLRFVVSVAKQYQNQGLSLPDLINEGNLGLIKAAQRFDETRGFKFISYAVWWIRQSILQALAEQSRIVRLPLNKIGSINKINKAYAALEQEHERAPSAEEISDQLDMTEEDVKESIKNSGRHVSMDAPLVEGEDSNLYDVLRSGESPNPDRELLNESLRIEIERALQTLTPREADLIRLYFGLNGQHPMTLEEIGETFDLTRERVRQIKEKAIRRLKHTSRSKILKTYLAR from the coding sequence ATGCGCCAACTAAAGATTACAAAACAGGTAACCAACCGTGAAACTGCGTCGCTAGACAAGTATCTACAAGAGATTGGTAAAGTAGATTTGATTACTGCCGAAGAAGAGGTGGAACTCGCTCAAAGGATTAAAGCTGGTGACAAAATTGCGCTAGAAAAATTGACTAAAGCCAATTTAAGATTCGTGGTATCGGTTGCTAAACAATACCAAAATCAAGGACTTAGCCTTCCAGATTTGATCAACGAAGGAAACCTAGGACTCATCAAAGCCGCTCAAAGATTCGACGAAACGCGTGGTTTCAAATTCATTTCTTATGCCGTATGGTGGATTCGCCAATCTATCTTGCAAGCCTTGGCAGAGCAATCTCGTATCGTGAGATTACCACTGAACAAAATCGGCTCTATCAACAAAATTAATAAAGCCTATGCTGCCCTTGAGCAAGAGCATGAGCGAGCTCCATCTGCCGAAGAAATTTCAGATCAGCTGGATATGACCGAGGAAGATGTAAAAGAATCCATCAAAAACTCTGGACGCCATGTCTCTATGGACGCTCCACTCGTGGAAGGAGAAGACTCAAACTTATACGATGTACTCCGCTCGGGCGAATCTCCAAACCCAGATCGCGAATTATTGAACGAATCGCTACGCATCGAGATTGAGCGTGCTTTGCAAACGCTTACCCCTAGAGAAGCAGATTTAATTCGTTTGTATTTTGGGCTAAACGGACAACATCCAATGACATTGGAAGAAATCGGTGAAACTTTTGATTTAACTCGTGAGCGTGTAAGACAAATTAAAGAAAAAGCCATTAGAAGACTTAAACACACTTCAAGAAGCAAAATTTTAAAAACTTATCTTGCGAGATAA
- the dprA gene encoding DNA-processing protein DprA has translation MYQDNDLKYLLALNYVSGIGAESAKQLISHFGSAKSVWELSTKEKLSIQNLSPKKIEGIGNTELLERAEKEIELCEQKNIKILSFYSEDFPYLLKQCSDSPCFIFHRGEMDWKDKKFIGIVGTRNMTPRGEEFIQKFVADLADQPVVIVSGLALGVDAAAHRAALENNLPTLGVLAHSVHEIYPRANEATAMKMLKNGGLISSFSSFHRPQREFFLSRNRVIAGLSDATIIVESAVKGGAMSTATHANNYNRDVFAVPGRVDDTYSKGCHHLIKSHKAFLLTEAKDVLNYLNLTPQKKQKPIQRELFINFSPEEKEIVEVLRKNNQLHIDEIALNLKKPGFALMSDLLNLEMKGIIRPLSGKNYELIS, from the coding sequence ATGTATCAAGACAATGATTTAAAGTATCTTTTGGCACTTAATTATGTTTCTGGCATTGGCGCCGAATCTGCAAAACAGCTCATCTCCCATTTTGGATCAGCAAAAAGTGTCTGGGAACTTTCAACCAAAGAAAAATTAAGCATTCAAAACCTTTCGCCCAAGAAAATAGAAGGCATTGGGAACACAGAACTCTTGGAGCGAGCGGAAAAAGAAATTGAACTTTGCGAACAAAAAAATATCAAAATTCTAAGTTTTTACTCCGAGGATTTTCCTTATCTACTGAAACAATGTAGCGACTCGCCTTGTTTTATCTTTCATCGTGGCGAAATGGACTGGAAAGACAAAAAATTCATCGGGATCGTGGGCACACGCAACATGACACCCCGCGGCGAAGAATTTATCCAAAAATTTGTGGCAGATTTAGCCGATCAGCCCGTAGTCATCGTGAGCGGATTGGCACTCGGTGTAGATGCTGCCGCACATCGTGCTGCATTAGAAAATAATTTGCCTACTTTGGGCGTTTTGGCACATTCGGTGCACGAAATTTATCCCAGAGCAAACGAAGCCACCGCCATGAAAATGCTTAAAAATGGCGGTTTGATTTCGAGCTTTTCGTCTTTTCATCGTCCGCAGAGAGAATTTTTCCTAAGCCGAAACCGAGTTATTGCGGGGCTTTCTGACGCAACAATCATTGTAGAATCTGCCGTAAAAGGCGGTGCTATGAGCACTGCTACTCACGCTAATAATTATAATCGTGATGTTTTTGCCGTACCTGGACGCGTGGACGACACTTATTCCAAGGGGTGTCATCACTTAATCAAATCACACAAAGCATTTTTGCTCACCGAAGCCAAAGATGTTTTAAACTATTTGAACTTAACACCTCAGAAAAAACAAAAACCTATTCAGCGCGAATTATTCATCAATTTTTCGCCCGAAGAAAAAGAAATTGTCGAAGTTTTGCGCAAGAATAATCAGTTGCATATAGATGAAATTGCACTTAATCTTAAAAAACCTGGCTTTGCGCTGATGAGTGATTTGTTAAATTTAGAAATGAAAGGAATCATTCGTCCATTATCTGGAAAAAATTATGAACTAATCTCCTAA
- the ligA gene encoding NAD-dependent DNA ligase LigA, with protein sequence MSIEEKIQQLRQEINHYNYQYYVLDQSEISDFDFDMKLKELQDLEEQYPEFFDPNSPTQRVGGSVTKNFPTVQHAYRMYSLGNSYSEDDLLEWTQRVEKDLGEVTYFCELKYDGASISLTYENGNLTHAVTRGDGIMGDEITTNVRTIRSIPLKINGECPPVFYMRGEIIMPLKAFNALNDEREELGLEPFMNPRNTASGTLKLQDSSEVAKRGLEALMYNVAGENLPFDSQQNMLETARNWGFKVPNAGKKCNNIQEILEFVHYWDQKRHELPYETDGVVVKVNSMVQQDELGFTAKSPRWAIAYKFKAEQAYTKLNSIDYQVGRTGAVTPVANLNPVLLAGTTVKRASLHNADIIEKLDVRIGDTVIVEKGGEIIPKIVGVDLSQRPAGTEPTKFIAECPECGTPLKRNEGEAAYYCPNEDGCAPQIKGRLVHFVSRRAMDIESIGAETIALLYQQNLVNNIADLYRLKKEDILPLERMAEKSADNIIHALEESKKMPFAKVLYGIGIRYVGETVAKKLVKAFPSIDELMQASIEELEAVDTIGTRIAESVKEYFAKPEHQQLIEDLKSFGLQMQAEQQEMLSQKLEGLSFLFTGKLTAFTRDQAKEMVEKNGGKIVSSVSKNLNYLVVGEKAGSKLKKAQAIESIKIITENQFLDLIQ encoded by the coding sequence ATGAGTATCGAAGAAAAAATCCAGCAACTACGCCAAGAAATCAATCATTATAATTACCAATATTATGTTTTAGATCAATCGGAAATCTCTGATTTTGATTTCGATATGAAACTAAAGGAATTGCAAGATTTAGAGGAGCAGTATCCTGAGTTTTTTGATCCAAACTCGCCTACGCAAAGAGTGGGAGGTAGTGTAACTAAAAATTTCCCGACCGTGCAGCACGCTTATCGCATGTATTCTTTAGGAAACTCTTATTCAGAAGACGATTTGCTCGAGTGGACACAGCGTGTGGAAAAAGATTTAGGCGAGGTTACATACTTTTGTGAGCTTAAATACGATGGGGCTTCAATTAGTTTAACCTATGAGAACGGAAACCTCACGCATGCCGTAACGCGTGGCGATGGCATCATGGGCGATGAGATTACGACCAATGTTCGCACAATCCGTAGCATTCCGTTGAAAATCAATGGAGAGTGCCCTCCTGTGTTTTATATGCGAGGTGAAATCATTATGCCCTTAAAAGCTTTTAATGCGTTGAACGATGAGCGAGAAGAATTAGGTTTAGAACCATTTATGAATCCGCGTAACACTGCCAGCGGAACACTCAAATTGCAAGATTCAAGCGAGGTGGCTAAGCGAGGATTAGAGGCTTTAATGTATAATGTGGCGGGCGAAAATTTACCATTTGATTCGCAACAAAACATGCTCGAAACTGCTCGAAACTGGGGATTTAAAGTGCCAAATGCAGGAAAAAAATGCAATAACATTCAAGAAATTTTAGAATTTGTGCATTATTGGGATCAAAAACGCCATGAATTGCCTTACGAAACCGATGGAGTCGTGGTAAAGGTAAATTCTATGGTTCAGCAAGATGAGCTTGGGTTTACAGCCAAATCGCCAAGATGGGCTATTGCTTACAAATTCAAAGCCGAACAAGCTTATACAAAATTAAATTCAATTGATTATCAAGTAGGGAGAACGGGAGCTGTAACGCCTGTGGCGAATCTAAACCCTGTGCTTTTGGCGGGAACCACGGTGAAAAGGGCTTCTCTGCACAATGCCGATATCATCGAGAAATTAGATGTAAGAATTGGTGATACCGTGATTGTAGAAAAAGGCGGAGAAATTATCCCGAAAATTGTGGGCGTAGATTTGAGTCAAAGACCAGCAGGAACGGAGCCTACGAAGTTTATTGCAGAATGTCCCGAGTGCGGAACGCCACTCAAAAGAAACGAGGGAGAAGCAGCATATTATTGCCCAAACGAGGACGGTTGCGCGCCGCAAATCAAAGGGAGATTAGTGCATTTTGTGAGTCGTCGTGCGATGGATATAGAAAGCATTGGAGCAGAAACCATTGCACTTTTGTATCAGCAAAATCTTGTGAATAATATTGCAGATTTATACCGATTGAAGAAAGAAGACATTTTGCCACTGGAACGCATGGCGGAGAAGTCGGCAGACAATATCATTCACGCATTGGAAGAGTCCAAAAAAATGCCTTTTGCCAAGGTTTTATACGGAATAGGTATTCGCTATGTGGGCGAAACGGTGGCTAAAAAATTAGTCAAAGCTTTTCCGAGTATAGATGAATTAATGCAAGCTTCGATCGAAGAGCTGGAGGCGGTAGATACCATCGGAACTCGCATTGCCGAGAGTGTAAAAGAATATTTTGCAAAGCCAGAGCATCAGCAGTTAATAGAGGATTTAAAGTCTTTTGGACTACAAATGCAGGCAGAGCAACAGGAAATGCTTTCTCAAAAATTAGAAGGTTTAAGTTTCTTGTTTACAGGGAAATTAACGGCTTTTACCCGTGATCAAGCCAAAGAAATGGTGGAGAAAAACGGAGGGAAAATCGTTTCTTCGGTGTCTAAAAACTTAAATTATTTGGTAGTGGGCGAAAAAGCAGGTTCAAAACTGAAAAAAGCTCAAGCCATAGAAAGCATAAAAATTATTACAGAAAATCAATTTTTAGATTTGATTCAATAG